In Streptomyces rapamycinicus NRRL 5491, the genomic stretch AGGGCAGCGTCTCCGCGTCGACCCGCGAGAAGACCAGGTCGCTTTCCTCCGTGACCGGGCCTCGCCAGCGGACCGGAACCTCGGGTGGGTGCCGCAGGGCGTCGGGGTAGCTGGCTGCCGCGTAGTCGTTGGGCAGGCGGTAGACGTGGAAGCCGTGGTCCTTGAGGGCGGTCAGCAGGTCTTCGACGGAGTCGCCCAGGTCGGACATGCGCTGGGGGGTGACCTCGACGGTCAGTTCGGCGTCGGGGCGCAGTTTGTCGAGGAGGGGGACGAGGCCGCGGACCACGCTGCCTTCCGCGCCCTCCACGTCGATCTTGATGACCCGGGCGTTGGTGATCTCGTCGTCGGTGAGGAGGTCGGGCAGGGGCTGGGCCGCGATCTCGAAGGTGGACTCGGCGGGGCCGTCGTAGGGGACGACGCTGTTGGCACCCATGTTGCGGGAGCTGGCGAGGATGAAGGTCAGCAGTTCGTCGCGGTCGGAGACGGCCGCGTTGAGGGCGCGGATGTTGGTGCGGTCGTTGCGCCGGGCGTGGCGCTGGAGGAGCTGGTGGAACGTCGGTGAGGCCTCGATCGCCACCACCGTCCCGCCGCGGCCGACGAGGCGGGAGGCGAGGACGCTGTAGTAGCCGATGTTGGCCCCGACGTCCACGAAGACGTCCCCGGGCTTCAGCCGGCGCTGGAGCCACCGCGTCATATGGGGCTCCCAGACGCCGAAGAGGTAGAGGTACCGCTGGATGAGGTCCTGGGTGTCGACGGCGAAGGTGGCGCCGAAGCGGGTACGGGCCAGGCGGTGCAGGGGGCGGTCCCGCAGGGCGGCGTTGAGGTGGCGTTCGACCAGGGCCCGCTTTCCGGCGCTCCAGGGCGCGTGGCGGACGTACTCGCGGCCGAGGTCGAGAGCGGCCTGGTCGACGAGCCTGCGGATCACGGGGTCTCCAGGTGGGGGAGGTGTCTTCTTGT encodes the following:
- a CDS encoding FkbM family methyltransferase, with translation MRRLVDQAALDLGREYVRHAPWSAGKRALVERHLNAALRDRPLHRLARTRFGATFAVDTQDLIQRYLYLFGVWEPHMTRWLQRRLKPGDVFVDVGANIGYYSVLASRLVGRGGTVVAIEASPTFHQLLQRHARRNDRTNIRALNAAVSDRDELLTFILASSRNMGANSVVPYDGPAESTFEIAAQPLPDLLTDDEITNARVIKIDVEGAEGSVVRGLVPLLDKLRPDAELTVEVTPQRMSDLGDSVEDLLTALKDHGFHVYRLPNDYAAASYPDALRHPPEVPVRWRGPVTEESDLVFSRVDAETLP